One window of the Amycolatopsis mediterranei genome contains the following:
- a CDS encoding ATP-binding cassette domain-containing protein, with the protein MSEPILEIKGLNKSFGPVHVLHDVDFDVRAGEVTALVGDNGAGKSTLVKCIAGIHPYDSGAVRFNGEDTHIRGPRDAADLGIEVVYQDLALADNLDIVQNMFLGRERGNSWKLDEASMEKAARETLASLSVRTVKSVRTPVSSLSGGQRQTVAIAKSVLWNSKVVVLDEPTAALGVAQTRQVLDLVRRLAEQGLGVVLISHNMADVFEVADRIAVLYLGRLVAEVHTKDVSHGQVVELITAGRSGDLGLARPEAVVL; encoded by the coding sequence ATGAGTGAGCCCATTCTCGAGATCAAGGGCCTGAACAAGAGTTTCGGCCCGGTCCACGTCCTCCACGACGTGGATTTCGACGTGCGTGCGGGCGAAGTGACCGCCCTGGTCGGCGACAACGGCGCCGGCAAGTCGACGCTCGTCAAGTGCATCGCCGGCATTCACCCGTACGACTCGGGGGCCGTGCGGTTCAACGGCGAGGACACCCACATCCGCGGCCCGCGCGACGCCGCGGACCTCGGCATCGAGGTCGTTTACCAGGACCTCGCGCTCGCCGACAACCTCGACATCGTCCAGAACATGTTCCTCGGCCGCGAGCGCGGCAATTCGTGGAAGCTCGACGAAGCCAGCATGGAGAAGGCCGCCCGCGAGACGCTGGCCTCCCTGTCCGTGCGGACCGTGAAGTCGGTCCGCACGCCGGTCTCCTCGCTGTCCGGTGGTCAGCGGCAGACCGTCGCCATCGCGAAATCGGTGCTGTGGAACAGCAAGGTCGTCGTGCTCGACGAGCCGACCGCCGCCCTCGGTGTCGCGCAGACCCGGCAGGTGCTGGATCTGGTCCGGCGGCTGGCCGAGCAGGGCCTGGGGGTCGTGCTCATCAGCCACAACATGGCCGACGTGTTCGAGGTCGCCGACCGCATCGCCGTGCTCTACCTCGGCCGGCTCGTCGCCGAGGTGCACACGAAGGACGTCTCCCACGGCCAGGTCGTGGAGCTGATCACCGCGGGTCGCTCCGGTGACCTCGGCCTGGCCCGGCCCGAAGCCGTGGTCCTGTGA
- a CDS encoding sugar ABC transporter permease has protein sequence MTETPAKHEVGTPAEALAQTQNPSAAITDFGIDTTSMSTGEAIRDYFARLRAGELGALPSLFGLLVLVILFSALSDNFFTLANIANVFPQGAGVIIIAMGIVFVLLLGEIDLAAGVASGVAASVMALHYVHAGNLLGTLGTGVFITFIGVLAVAMLLSAYQRIWAGAALSLLGLLIVAIGVPANAWLEILLAICVGTAIGSITGFLVSKIGMPSFVVTLALFIVWQGVLLQFIGEGGTIGISNSDLLNKIANGNLDILGSWIFFLIAAGGFAVITLISHFRRLQRGLVVQPTALVMVKVGALVVLSALGTWLLTINRSVNKAVVTIEGVPYVIPIMLALLVAGTYVLNRTRYGRYVYAVGGNKEAARRAGIDVPKIRASVFIIGSAVAAIGGIVTASKVGSVSPQSGGLNTLLFAVGSAVIGGTSLFGGKGRVADAVVGGLVIAVVINGLGLLHQTAAVVNIVTGLVLLLAATVDALSRRRAAASTR, from the coding sequence ATGACTGAAACCCCTGCCAAGCACGAGGTCGGCACCCCCGCCGAAGCGCTCGCGCAGACCCAGAACCCGTCCGCGGCGATCACCGACTTCGGGATCGACACGACATCGATGTCAACCGGCGAGGCGATCCGCGACTACTTCGCCCGCCTGCGGGCCGGCGAGCTCGGCGCGCTGCCGTCGCTGTTCGGCCTGCTCGTGCTCGTCATCCTGTTCAGCGCGCTGTCGGACAACTTCTTCACGCTGGCCAACATCGCCAACGTGTTCCCGCAGGGTGCGGGCGTCATCATCATCGCGATGGGCATCGTGTTCGTGCTGCTGCTCGGCGAGATCGACCTCGCCGCCGGTGTGGCCTCCGGTGTCGCCGCTTCCGTGATGGCCCTGCACTACGTGCACGCCGGGAACCTGCTGGGCACCCTCGGGACCGGCGTGTTCATCACGTTCATCGGCGTCCTCGCCGTCGCCATGCTGCTGTCGGCCTACCAGCGGATCTGGGCCGGTGCCGCGCTTTCGCTGCTTGGCCTGCTGATCGTCGCGATCGGCGTGCCCGCCAACGCCTGGCTCGAGATCCTGCTGGCCATCTGCGTCGGCACCGCGATCGGCAGCATCACCGGCTTCCTCGTGTCGAAGATCGGCATGCCGTCCTTCGTCGTGACGCTGGCGCTGTTCATCGTGTGGCAGGGCGTCCTGCTGCAGTTCATCGGTGAGGGCGGCACGATCGGCATCAGCAACTCGGACCTCCTGAACAAGATCGCCAACGGCAACCTGGACATCTTGGGCAGCTGGATCTTCTTCCTGATCGCCGCCGGCGGCTTCGCGGTGATCACGCTGATCAGCCACTTCAGGCGGCTCCAGCGCGGCCTGGTCGTCCAGCCGACGGCGCTGGTGATGGTCAAGGTCGGCGCGCTCGTCGTGCTGTCGGCGCTGGGCACCTGGCTGCTGACGATCAACCGCTCGGTGAACAAGGCGGTCGTCACGATCGAGGGCGTTCCGTACGTCATCCCGATCATGCTGGCGCTGCTGGTGGCCGGGACCTACGTGCTCAACCGGACCAGGTACGGCCGGTACGTCTACGCGGTCGGCGGCAACAAGGAAGCCGCCCGCCGCGCCGGTATCGACGTGCCCAAGATCCGGGCGAGTGTGTTCATCATCGGCTCCGCGGTCGCGGCCATCGGCGGCATCGTCACCGCGTCGAAGGTCGGTTCGGTCAGCCCGCAGTCCGGTGGCCTCAACACGCTGCTGTTCGCGGTGGGTTCGGCGGTCATCGGCGGCACGTCGCTGTTCGGCGGCAAGGGACGGGTCGCCGACGCCGTCGTCGGCGGCCTCGTCATCGCGGTGGTCATCAACGGCCTGGGCCTGCTCCACCAGACTGCCGCCGTGGTGAACATCGTCACCGGTCTGGTCCTCCTGCTCGCCGCCACGGTCGACGCGCTGTCCCGGCGCCGCGCGGCTGCGTCGACGCGCTGA
- a CDS encoding glutamine synthetase, which yields MTKAASAAAKDFAAAGVCGVHLAWADNNGIPRSRIVPVAGLADAATRGVGATSLFAVFDTHDSITYQHEDLGTPSGDIRLVPVVERLRRLAGQPALAWAPVRQLTRDGDPWPYCQRAVLEAQVAEAGRRGLEFRAGYELEFAVAPAGSADVLAAPGHPGPAYSPHALVGLDGFVAALLHDFAANGLRIGQLHAEYGVAQLELSLAATDPVSAADDQLLARQTIHAAARVHGLAVSFAPLIGLGAAGNGWHLHTSVRRQGRNLLETGQTGRPAGEGAGYLAGLLRDLPALTAITAPSVPSTLRLRPGYFAGAYAFWGVENREAPLRYVPGSALLGEGHANVELKTSDASANPYLALAAVLAAGMAGIEDAPALPEPIGEDPGGWPDEDREARGVDRLPANPAEQDAALVASPRIAGVLGAELLGAFRAVRASDAAWAAERTADEIVAAHLWRY from the coding sequence ATGACCAAGGCGGCGTCGGCCGCGGCGAAGGACTTCGCCGCGGCCGGAGTTTGTGGGGTTCACCTTGCCTGGGCGGACAACAACGGCATCCCGCGCTCGCGGATCGTCCCCGTCGCCGGGCTGGCCGATGCCGCCACCCGCGGTGTCGGGGCGACCTCGCTCTTCGCCGTCTTCGACACCCATGACTCCATCACCTACCAGCACGAAGACCTCGGCACGCCGTCCGGGGACATCCGGCTCGTGCCCGTCGTCGAACGGCTGCGGCGGCTCGCCGGGCAGCCCGCGCTCGCCTGGGCGCCCGTGCGGCAGCTCACCCGGGACGGCGATCCCTGGCCCTACTGCCAGCGCGCCGTCCTCGAAGCGCAGGTGGCCGAGGCCGGACGGCGCGGGCTCGAATTCCGGGCCGGCTACGAGCTGGAGTTCGCCGTCGCCCCCGCCGGCAGCGCCGACGTCCTGGCCGCTCCCGGGCACCCCGGGCCCGCCTACAGCCCGCACGCCCTCGTCGGGCTCGACGGCTTCGTCGCGGCCCTCCTGCACGACTTCGCGGCCAACGGCCTGCGGATCGGCCAGCTCCACGCCGAGTACGGCGTCGCCCAGCTCGAACTGTCGCTGGCCGCCACCGATCCCGTCTCCGCCGCCGACGACCAGCTGCTCGCCCGGCAGACCATCCACGCCGCCGCGCGGGTGCACGGTCTCGCCGTCAGCTTCGCGCCGCTGATCGGCCTCGGCGCCGCCGGCAACGGGTGGCACCTGCACACCTCCGTCCGCCGCCAAGGCCGCAATCTTCTCGAAACCGGCCAAACCGGGCGACCGGCCGGGGAAGGCGCCGGCTACCTCGCCGGGCTGCTGCGCGACCTGCCGGCCCTGACCGCGATCACCGCGCCGAGCGTGCCTTCGACGCTGCGGCTGCGGCCCGGCTACTTCGCGGGCGCGTACGCGTTCTGGGGTGTCGAGAACCGGGAGGCGCCGCTGCGGTACGTCCCCGGCTCGGCCCTGCTGGGCGAGGGCCACGCGAACGTCGAGCTCAAGACGTCCGACGCCTCGGCCAACCCGTACCTCGCGCTGGCCGCGGTGCTCGCCGCCGGGATGGCCGGCATCGAGGACGCGCCCGCGCTGCCCGAGCCGATCGGCGAAGACCCGGGTGGCTGGCCGGACGAAGACCGGGAGGCCCGCGGGGTGGACCGGCTGCCGGCGAACCCCGCCGAACAGGACGCCGCGCTCGTGGCGTCGCCGCGGATCGCCGGTGTGCTCGGTGCCGAGCTGCTGGGCGCCTTCCGCGCCGTCCGGGCCTCCGACGCGGCTTGGGCGGCCGAACGCACGGCCGACGAGATCGTCGCCGCTCACCTTTGGCGCTACTGA
- the glgX gene encoding glycogen debranching protein GlgX, whose protein sequence is MRPWPGTPYPLGATYDGVGTNFALFSEVAERVELCLFDAEGKETRYALEEVDGFVHHGYLLNVGPGQRYGFRVHGPYDPKRGLRCNPNKLLIDPYAKAVSHGVKWDESLFGYQFDNPDERNDDDSAGHVPYSLVANPFFDWGNDRQPKRPYNETVIYEAHVKGMTVHHPFVPEALRGTYAGLAHPAVVEHLQKLGVTAVELLPVHQFVTDHGLDGKGLTNYWGYNTIGYFAPHDSYSAMPGEGGQVQEFKGMVKALHEAGIEVILDVVYNHTAEGNHLGPTLSMRGIDNEAYYRLVEGEPEYYMDYTGTGNSLNVRNPHTLQLIMDSLRYWVTEMHVDGFRFDLASALAREFYDVDRLSTFFDLVQQDPIVSQVKLIAEPWDVGPGGYQVGNFPPLWTEWNGQFRDTVRDFWRGEPSTLGEFASRITGSSDLYQDDGRRPFASINFVTAHDGFTLRDLVSYNEKHNEANGEDGRDGADDNRSWNCGVEGETDDPQVLALRVRQQRNMLATLLLSQGVPMILHGDEFGRTQQGNNNVYCQDSELSWMDWELAKENADLVKFTGGLGAFRHRHPVFRRRRFFQGGPVGKGEKLGDIAWFTPAGEEMTEQNWDDGFGKAVVVFLNGKAIPDLDQRGMTVEDDSFLLAFNAHYEDIDATLPGNGYGESWTVVVDTATGEVEPADAKPIEGGGRLTLPARSLIVLQRTETEAE, encoded by the coding sequence GTGCGGCCCTGGCCCGGAACGCCCTACCCGCTCGGCGCCACCTACGACGGAGTCGGGACGAACTTCGCCCTGTTCTCCGAGGTGGCCGAGCGCGTCGAACTGTGCCTGTTCGACGCCGAGGGCAAGGAGACGCGGTATGCGCTCGAAGAGGTCGACGGCTTCGTCCACCACGGCTACCTGCTCAACGTCGGACCCGGCCAGCGCTACGGGTTCCGCGTGCACGGCCCCTACGACCCGAAGCGCGGCCTGCGCTGCAACCCGAACAAGCTGCTCATCGACCCGTACGCGAAGGCCGTCTCGCACGGCGTGAAGTGGGATGAGTCGCTGTTCGGCTACCAGTTCGACAACCCGGACGAGCGCAACGACGACGACAGCGCCGGCCACGTGCCGTATTCGCTGGTCGCGAACCCGTTCTTCGACTGGGGCAACGACCGGCAGCCGAAGCGGCCGTACAACGAGACGGTCATCTACGAGGCCCACGTCAAGGGCATGACCGTGCATCACCCGTTCGTGCCCGAAGCGCTGCGGGGCACGTACGCCGGGCTCGCGCACCCCGCCGTCGTCGAGCACCTGCAGAAACTCGGCGTGACCGCCGTCGAACTGCTGCCGGTGCACCAGTTCGTCACCGACCACGGCCTCGACGGGAAGGGACTGACGAACTACTGGGGCTACAACACGATCGGGTACTTCGCGCCGCACGACTCCTACTCGGCCATGCCCGGCGAGGGCGGCCAGGTCCAGGAGTTCAAGGGCATGGTCAAAGCCCTCCACGAGGCCGGCATCGAAGTGATCCTCGACGTGGTTTACAACCACACCGCCGAGGGCAACCACCTCGGGCCGACCCTGTCGATGCGCGGCATCGACAACGAGGCCTACTACCGGCTGGTCGAGGGGGAGCCCGAGTACTACATGGACTACACCGGCACCGGGAACTCGCTGAACGTGCGCAACCCGCACACGCTGCAGCTGATCATGGACTCGCTGCGGTACTGGGTGACCGAGATGCACGTCGACGGCTTCCGGTTCGACCTCGCCTCGGCGCTGGCGCGTGAGTTCTACGACGTCGACCGGCTGTCCACGTTCTTCGACCTCGTCCAGCAGGACCCGATCGTCAGCCAGGTGAAGCTGATCGCCGAGCCGTGGGACGTCGGCCCCGGTGGCTACCAGGTCGGCAACTTCCCGCCGCTGTGGACGGAGTGGAACGGGCAGTTCCGCGACACCGTCCGGGACTTCTGGCGCGGCGAGCCCTCGACGCTGGGGGAGTTCGCCTCGCGCATCACCGGCTCGTCGGACCTCTACCAGGACGACGGCCGCCGCCCGTTCGCGTCGATCAACTTCGTCACCGCGCACGACGGCTTCACGCTGCGGGACCTGGTGTCCTACAACGAAAAGCACAACGAGGCCAACGGCGAGGACGGCCGCGACGGCGCCGACGACAACCGGTCGTGGAACTGCGGGGTCGAGGGCGAGACCGACGATCCCCAGGTCCTCGCCCTGCGCGTCCGGCAGCAGCGGAACATGCTGGCCACGCTGCTGCTGTCCCAAGGCGTGCCGATGATCCTGCACGGCGACGAGTTCGGCCGCACCCAGCAGGGCAACAACAACGTCTACTGCCAGGACTCGGAACTGTCCTGGATGGACTGGGAACTGGCCAAGGAGAACGCGGACCTGGTCAAGTTCACCGGCGGGCTGGGCGCGTTCCGGCACCGGCACCCGGTCTTCCGCCGCCGCCGCTTCTTCCAGGGCGGCCCGGTCGGCAAGGGCGAAAAGCTCGGCGACATCGCCTGGTTCACCCCGGCCGGCGAGGAGATGACCGAGCAGAACTGGGACGACGGCTTCGGCAAGGCGGTCGTCGTCTTCCTCAACGGCAAGGCGATCCCCGACCTCGACCAGCGCGGGATGACGGTCGAGGACGACTCGTTCCTGCTCGCCTTCAACGCCCACTACGAAGACATCGACGCCACGCTCCCGGGCAACGGCTACGGGGAAAGCTGGACCGTCGTGGTCGACACCGCGACCGGGGAGGTGGAGCCCGCCGACGCGAAGCCGATCGAAGGCGGCGGCCGGCTCACCCTCCCCGCCCGGTCCCTGATCGTGCTGCAACGGACGGAGACGGAAGCCGAATGA
- a CDS encoding ROK family transcriptional regulator, producing the protein MIKSVSSSPVARPDEVRRHNRTTLLRLLHVGGPSTRATLAAELGLNRSTIKTLVDGLAEAGVVEEKVPRPGRGAGRPSLLVLPQPHAAVVLAVDLQVEHVAIALVGLGGQILGRNSWNLRGRMGQPDEVITHIIESTAILAGDLDVSPVAAGVSVPGVVRRADGHVHEAPNLRWTDVALGERLGGVLQIPILVGNDAEFGAVAEHLRGAARGASDVVYISADVGVGGGVIAEGSALRGGSGYVGEIGHMVIRPDGRPCYCGSSGCWETEVGEAALCRALGLAEDTARGAILFELRELGRDPEASMTRLAEFAEWLTLGLINVVNLLGPQLVILGDLLTVLPEPVLRYVGTEVRRRSLVSRAVGGTRIISSALGADGKLLGAAEVAFEVVLDSV; encoded by the coding sequence ATGATCAAGTCCGTGTCCAGCTCACCCGTCGCGCGACCGGACGAGGTGCGCCGGCACAACCGCACGACCCTGCTCCGCCTGCTGCACGTCGGCGGGCCGAGCACCCGGGCGACCCTGGCCGCCGAGCTGGGGCTCAACCGGAGCACGATCAAGACCCTCGTCGACGGGCTCGCCGAAGCCGGCGTCGTCGAGGAGAAGGTGCCGAGGCCGGGACGAGGGGCGGGCCGCCCCTCGCTCCTGGTCCTGCCCCAGCCCCACGCGGCGGTCGTGCTCGCGGTCGACCTGCAGGTCGAGCACGTCGCCATCGCCCTCGTCGGGCTCGGCGGGCAGATCCTGGGCCGCAACAGCTGGAACCTGCGCGGCCGGATGGGCCAGCCGGACGAGGTCATCACCCACATCATCGAGTCGACGGCCATCCTGGCCGGCGACCTCGACGTGAGCCCGGTGGCGGCCGGGGTGTCGGTGCCCGGCGTCGTGCGGCGCGCGGACGGGCACGTGCACGAAGCCCCGAACCTGCGCTGGACCGACGTCGCCCTCGGGGAGCGGCTCGGCGGGGTGCTGCAGATCCCGATCCTGGTCGGCAACGACGCCGAGTTCGGCGCGGTCGCCGAGCACCTGCGCGGGGCCGCCCGCGGGGCGTCCGACGTGGTGTACATCTCGGCGGACGTCGGGGTCGGCGGCGGCGTCATCGCCGAAGGCTCGGCGTTGCGCGGCGGCTCGGGGTACGTCGGCGAGATCGGGCACATGGTGATCCGCCCCGACGGGCGCCCCTGCTACTGCGGCAGCAGCGGCTGCTGGGAGACCGAGGTCGGTGAGGCGGCGCTGTGCCGGGCGCTCGGCCTGGCCGAGGACACCGCCCGCGGGGCGATCCTGTTCGAGCTGCGCGAGCTGGGCCGCGATCCGGAGGCGTCGATGACGCGGCTCGCGGAGTTCGCCGAGTGGCTGACGCTCGGGCTGATCAACGTCGTCAACCTGCTGGGGCCGCAGCTGGTGATCCTCGGCGACCTGCTGACGGTGCTGCCGGAGCCGGTGCTGCGGTACGTCGGCACGGAGGTGCGCCGGCGCAGCCTGGTGAGCCGGGCGGTCGGGGGCACGCGGATCATCAGCTCGGCGCTGGGGGCCGACGGGAAGCTGCTCGGCGCCGCCGAGGTGGCGTTCGAAGTCGTGCTGGATTCTGTCTGA
- a CDS encoding DUF6885 family protein: MTSGIDGGQLDLSGVRWLPGGARLAAVAQAELPQKDGLAAAFCGLAALRAAGLDVPDQDAVAAAAGTVRGPAVRPPGEPGRHDFRLPLPVVDDPAAAGTRVSRLAAAVGSLSRGALVAVPVTGEWTTETLFDLLVGLWDVPRVAVLARIDGAELGAHDTPHRALLDYLDTGVPPLWTSRWRPPGGHFVLLAGIRIGAEGTLLSIVDTYPALGDHGRHDQPVEWVTAALAGLGVLVVVDAGQAGVVRAAARTAGLSPSFWD, encoded by the coding sequence ATGACTTCGGGGATCGACGGCGGGCAGCTCGACCTGTCCGGGGTGCGGTGGCTGCCGGGCGGCGCCCGGCTGGCCGCGGTGGCCCAGGCGGAACTGCCCCAGAAGGACGGCCTGGCCGCGGCGTTCTGCGGGCTCGCCGCGCTGCGGGCGGCCGGGCTCGACGTGCCGGACCAGGATGCCGTCGCGGCGGCCGCGGGCACGGTCCGGGGTCCGGCCGTGCGGCCGCCGGGCGAGCCGGGCCGCCACGACTTCCGCCTCCCGCTGCCGGTCGTCGACGACCCGGCCGCGGCCGGCACGCGGGTTTCCCGGCTCGCGGCGGCCGTCGGGTCGCTGTCGCGGGGCGCCCTCGTGGCCGTGCCGGTGACGGGGGAGTGGACCACCGAGACCCTGTTCGACCTGCTCGTCGGGCTGTGGGACGTCCCGCGCGTAGCGGTGCTAGCCCGGATCGACGGCGCCGAGCTCGGCGCCCACGACACCCCGCACCGCGCCCTGCTCGACTACCTCGACACCGGCGTCCCGCCACTGTGGACGTCCCGCTGGCGCCCGCCCGGTGGCCACTTCGTGCTCCTGGCGGGCATCCGCATCGGCGCCGAGGGCACCCTGCTGTCTATTGTGGACACTTATCCGGCCCTCGGCGACCACGGCCGTCACGACCAGCCGGTCGAATGGGTGACGGCGGCGCTGGCCGGCCTCGGTGTGCTCGTGGTCGTCGACGCCGGCCAGGCCGGCGTGGTGCGCGCGGCGGCTCGCACCGCCGGGCTCAGTCCGTCCTTTTGGGACTGA
- the malQ gene encoding 4-alpha-glucanotransferase has translation MPEEIPARSALHELADLHGVATRYQNADRVWVDVDDDVVVAVLGQFGVDATGDQAIAAALSAAREAPAALPPTIVVREGTGKALGVDAEVVLEDGTRRRADGHLPADLPLGWHRVVTADQDVVLAVVPAKLPRVPPAWGWMLQLYALHSAGSWGIGDYADLATFAARSAAELDAGVLLVNPVQAISPAHPIERSPYSPASRRFANPVYLRVTATETFEQADEATRAAVESLAPEREGELIDYDAVWTAKRAALELLWPHRVEEVPEDGDLRAFALFCALAEQHGADWRDWPEDLHDPAGAATAKAREELEDRVAFHAWLQHLCRVQLEAARTAARGAGMTAGIVHDLPVGVHPGGADTWAVRDVFAADVRVGAPPDAFNQQGQDWNLPPWRPDKLAEAGYAPFRDVIRGVLRFADGIRVDHIAGLWRLWWIPPGEPAHRGTYVHYDAEAMVGVLALEAHRAGAIVVGEDLGTVEEVVTDTMHERGMLSSAVLWFERDWDAPGQPFTPPESWDPDAMASISTHDLPTVSGWLKSEHVRVRAELGLLDRGVEAEEEAAAGERKALLELVAREGIPGDDPVVALHTLLAKAASRLVLTSPADVAGQVRQPNLPGTVDQYPNWRIRLPVSVDGFFTAQGVRAAVAPLAAARPLPR, from the coding sequence GTGCCCGAAGAGATCCCCGCCCGCAGCGCCCTGCACGAGCTCGCCGACCTCCACGGGGTCGCCACCCGGTACCAGAACGCCGATCGGGTCTGGGTCGACGTGGACGACGACGTCGTCGTCGCCGTCCTCGGCCAGTTCGGCGTCGATGCGACCGGCGACCAGGCCATCGCCGCCGCTCTGAGCGCCGCGCGGGAGGCGCCGGCCGCGCTGCCGCCGACCATCGTCGTGCGGGAGGGCACCGGCAAGGCGCTGGGCGTCGACGCCGAAGTCGTCCTCGAGGACGGGACGCGGCGGCGCGCCGACGGTCACCTGCCCGCGGACCTGCCGCTCGGCTGGCACCGGGTCGTCACCGCCGACCAGGACGTCGTGCTGGCCGTGGTGCCGGCGAAGCTGCCGCGAGTCCCGCCCGCCTGGGGGTGGATGCTGCAGCTCTACGCCCTGCACTCGGCCGGGTCCTGGGGCATCGGCGACTACGCCGACCTCGCCACCTTCGCCGCCCGGTCGGCCGCGGAACTGGATGCCGGCGTCCTGCTGGTGAACCCGGTGCAGGCGATCAGCCCCGCGCACCCGATCGAACGATCGCCGTACTCGCCGGCAAGCCGGCGGTTCGCCAACCCGGTCTACCTGCGCGTCACGGCCACCGAGACGTTCGAACAGGCCGACGAGGCGACCCGGGCGGCCGTCGAGTCCCTGGCCCCGGAGCGCGAAGGCGAGCTGATCGACTACGACGCCGTCTGGACCGCCAAGCGGGCCGCGCTCGAGCTGCTGTGGCCGCACCGCGTCGAAGAGGTGCCCGAAGACGGCGACCTGCGCGCTTTCGCCCTCTTCTGCGCCCTGGCCGAGCAGCACGGCGCCGACTGGCGGGACTGGCCGGAGGACCTGCACGACCCGGCCGGAGCGGCCACCGCAAAGGCGCGCGAAGAGCTCGAAGACCGCGTCGCCTTCCACGCGTGGCTCCAGCACCTCTGCCGGGTTCAGCTGGAAGCGGCGCGGACGGCTGCGCGCGGGGCCGGGATGACCGCCGGGATCGTGCACGACCTGCCGGTGGGGGTGCACCCCGGCGGGGCCGACACGTGGGCCGTGCGGGACGTCTTCGCCGCCGACGTGCGGGTCGGCGCCCCACCCGACGCCTTCAACCAGCAGGGCCAGGACTGGAACCTGCCGCCGTGGCGGCCGGACAAGCTGGCCGAGGCCGGGTACGCGCCGTTCCGGGACGTCATCCGGGGCGTCCTGCGCTTCGCCGACGGCATCCGCGTCGACCACATCGCCGGCCTGTGGCGGCTCTGGTGGATCCCGCCGGGCGAGCCCGCGCACCGCGGCACGTACGTCCATTACGACGCCGAAGCGATGGTCGGCGTGCTCGCGCTCGAAGCGCACCGCGCCGGGGCCATCGTGGTGGGGGAGGACCTCGGGACCGTCGAGGAGGTCGTCACCGACACCATGCACGAACGGGGGATGCTCAGCTCGGCCGTGCTGTGGTTCGAGCGCGACTGGGACGCGCCCGGCCAGCCGTTCACACCGCCGGAGAGCTGGGACCCGGACGCCATGGCCAGCATCTCCACGCACGACCTGCCGACGGTGTCGGGCTGGCTGAAGAGCGAGCACGTCCGGGTCCGGGCCGAGCTGGGACTGCTGGACCGCGGGGTCGAAGCCGAGGAAGAAGCGGCCGCCGGCGAGCGCAAGGCGCTGCTGGAACTCGTTGCCCGGGAAGGGATCCCCGGCGACGACCCGGTCGTCGCGCTGCACACCCTGCTCGCGAAGGCCGCTTCGCGGCTCGTGCTGACCTCGCCGGCCGACGTCGCGGGCCAGGTGCGGCAGCCGAATCTGCCCGGAACCGTCGACCAGTACCCTAACTGGCGGATTCGCCTGCCCGTCAGCGTGGACGGCTTCTTCACCGCGCAGGGGGTCCGCGCAGCGGTCGCACCGCTGGCGGCGGCCCGGCCGCTGCCCCGGTAA